Below is a window of Dromiciops gliroides isolate mDroGli1 chromosome 5, mDroGli1.pri, whole genome shotgun sequence DNA.
TCAGGTAGGACCAGACAATGTGTAGAACCTGTAGGACCAGGAGAAGGCCATTGAAGAGCCACCAAGAGGAATAAGGTCCGATGATCTCCCAACTCTCAAACAAGGTTGTGTTCAGGACCCTAAAGAGGAGAAGCCAGGAGTCAGATTATGGGAGGTGGTAACAAAACTGAAAACCTTGGGAATTgggacttgtcttttttttttttcattctttctactttGTGACATTGCTTCCCAAAGGGATATTTCTGTTGTCTAAAAGTAAGGACGGTCAGCAGCAGCAAATGAGCTGGGGACTTGGTCTGGGCCCCTAACTCTAAGCATAGTGCTTAAGGCAACTGAAGTcctaaaataatatatacacGCACTTGGATTCTGCAGGGGATAGGAGTTTCTTAGGAGTAGGgttcccaaattctatcccttaaGCTGCCAACAGGACACCACTGCCCATGTTAGGAATACTAACTGCCCAGGCACTTACCAGAATGGATAGATGCCAAGTCGAGTGATCACAAAAATGACACTGAACACCACAAACAATGTATCACAAAGCCGCTGATACTTGGCATAGTTGGCCAATTTGGCTgcctgaggaggaagaaaaaaaagtaaatggaagaGAGAAGCAGGTCTTCTATCAGGATTAgtgggaaatggaaaaggaaatataaagagGGAGGAGACTGGGGTCTCACCTCAAGCAGGAAGTCGGAGGAGTCATGTAGACACATGACCAGCGTTCCCACCCGCACCATGTTGTTGATGTAGGAGAAGGTGATGAGCCCAATGGTGGCCAGGTGATGCACAAACATGATCAGGAAATCCTAGGAAGGTATGGTGGGTAAGGCAAGGTCCAGGGGTAGGATGGGATGCCCTCGACCAAGGCCTTAAGAGGAACTAGCCAATTCCCTGTTCCGTATAATTCTCTTCCATGACCATCCCCTCCCTGAAAAGGTTCCCTTCTGCTTATATTGGGCCGTGGCAAGGTGCTACCTACCCTAATGCTCAGACCAAAAAATCTGTTAGCATGACCTAAAAGAGAgacatttcatttttgatgccCATGGTACTGAGAGCATGTGGTTATGGGTTACTCATTTCTCAGCTGCCATCCAGTCTGGAAGCCATTACTTCCTCCTGTCAGACTACCTTTGGATCCAGTTGCCAAGCATTTCCCACATTTGGGGAACATACAGCCATAACAGACCAataagggagaagggagatgaaTTCGGATCAATGATGCTTGCTTGGTGGAGGATAACTGAAGCAAACATCAAGTGTCTACTTCTGATTATTGTCTCAACCTAATCCCATGAGGGCTaaccctgattttttttcccccagaaaaggATGCTCAAGAGTCTGGCTCCAAGTTAGCAGAACCACAAATCCACTATACTAGGAAGACACAAAGAACATTAATTAAATCTGGTTCTTCTCTTCTGGCGAGTGTTTCAGTCCTTTGTTCCATCTCTGCCACCAACTAGCTCAAAGTTTCACAACCAGTCACTTTAATGCAGTGAAAAGGTGTTttggatttgggagtcagaaCTGGGTTGTTCTAGGCCGTGCCATTAATTCACTGGGTGACTATGGaaaaatcagtttccttatctataaaatgagctttcACTAGATGATCTATAACTTTCATTTCTAACATCTCTTACTTTAGGGTTTTCTCTAgaccagttttctcatctagaaaaaaTTTGGGGTttgaactggatgatctctaagattataaatggtTCTAACAATTTGTGATTCTTAGTGAAACCAAAGTGTAGGGAAGAGGATGCACAGAATAGTGATCACCAATTGCAGGTAGGACTTATATCCATATACTAGGATTCAGGAATCCGTACCATATctctttgttctttcatttaaatTCTGCCAGGTCCTAGTCTTTTAGATCAGATTATCTAGCACTGTCTGTCCCcaatgtctaaaacagaactgaGTGCACCCATAAATATTTGTCTCCGAAGGTTATACAATAGTCTTTTCCAAAAATGACAGTCCCATTAAACCTACTACCTAATCCTATGAGATCCTGGCCAGGGAAGGGTCCATCAATGAGCAGTGAAGGTATTTGCCAGAGAGGAGCGCAGAGAAAAAGATAAGAGCTTGCTGGGGGGCAATGTTCTTACCTTTCGCTTAATGTCTATAAATTGAGAAAACATAAGAGACCAATAAAAGGCCAGTTCCATGATATAGTAGTAGTAAAGGCCAGATGTGAGAGGCTAGAAAAGGTAAGGAGAACTAGTTAGAACATCAACTAATCAAAGTTGTTCTGTCTCTTTAACTGacctttcctttaaaaacaaaaaaacagcaaacagtggataaagcaccggccctgaattcaggagtacctgagttcaaatccggcactTGACACTGACActgacactgacacttactagctgagtgaccctgggcaagtcacttaaccctcactgccccaccaaaaaaacacaaaaaacacaaaacaacccaCCCCACATGACCCCCCTTCCCAAGGCCCTTGCCCTAGATTTGGCATAGACAACAAACAACCTTTTGGGTGCTCAGACCAACTTTTGGGTGCTCAGACTAACTTTGCCTTTCACCTGCTTCAATTCTCCTCTTTGATTGCTAAAAGAGGGTGATGCTCATACTGGGGCAAAGCAATGGTAAAACTATGTGCTCAGAATACCATGCACAATCTAGGGTATTCCTAAGTAAGCTCCTTTCTCCACTCTTCTCACAGCTCCCCTCTTTTTCTACACCAAATTAATATTGGTCACACTCATCATCCAAGAGGTCACAACCATGGACAAAAGAGGGCAGACGTCACTGTGAACATACCATGCTACATCATCCAATGGGCCTGGCTTCCAGGTTTTTAATGAATCAAAAGGAAATGTGCCATTGGCCTCACGGTTTGAACTCCTTGGCCTGAGGTGCCTGAGGTTTTAGGGCTTCTCTTGGAAGTCGGAGTTCTTACCTGATAGGGGTAGTTGTGCCAGCATTGTCGGGTGTCCCAGAACCAGGGTGACTAAGGGGAGAATAGAGAACTTTGGTCAGTCTTCAGGAATCCAGCTTGTTTTGCAGATCTTAATCTAACATTCCCACTCTTTCTGTATGACATGGGAGATGTGAAAGGAAGTGAGATAGGAGGAAAGATGAGTCATGTGCCAGATTCCAAGGTTCACAAGAGGTTCAGCAGGTGTCTGAATTTATTCACTGAGATAATAAAGTGCCATTCCACCCATGGAGAACATGTTTGGGATAACCCGAGGGAAAGTCAAGGCCGGTGGAACTGGGTCTACCCATAAAACAACACCTGGATATGGGAAATAGCAGGAGGGAAAAGTCTCCATTAGACTCAATGGGCAGAAATACTATGCAAAAAGTCAAAGGTTAAAAGGCAAAAGCTGTCCTTTCATGGAACACTTTAAAGCAAGAGTTCCTAACAACCTCTGACTGAAAtgaaggattttatttaaaaaacaacatgaaaaaaaaaaccccaacatgaTTCTGAGATGGGATCCCTAAATTTCACCAGATCACCAGAGAGATCTGTGACCCAAAAAAGGTTCAGAATTTCACTAAGTTAGACCCCTCAGGGCAGCTTTCTTGGGAAAAAGACAATCTGCATAGCATTTAAGCCTGGGCTGGGTCCATtataaggaaaaaacaacaacaacaacaaaaacaacactagAAAGAGGCAGTATTCTAGGGCTCTCAACCCTGACCCCTGGTACCCTAGCTAGCAGAGCACATCAAGCGGCCAGGTCAGACTCACCGACCAGAGAAACCGGATCCCATAGCagaatatacataaataaaaagtgAACCTCCACCTGTGTAGGGAGAGAGTAGAGATTAGACACAAGCTCATATAACACAAAATATCTGGGAAAtttggggtagggagggagtGGAAAGTCAGAATGGTATCTTGTCTAGGCAGGCCAGGGTCAGGCTACTGATAAAAGCCTAGAACAAGAATTTAGGCTAGGGACACTTTGCtatatcaataaacattattgTTATCCACTGGCCTCTGCTTATGATATCTGTTTCACTAGGTATCATTTACTTTTCTGTCTGTTCTCCTGAACAAACTCTATAGGTGGGAGGATGTGGGTAGGGAAGAGTGGAAACAGGGATAATGCTTATGAACTGGCTTCCTTCCAAGATGACAATTCACATAACCTTGGGATCTCCTCCTACCTAGAACAGGCTAGAACTACATATAGCTTAATTAGTACTCAGGTAGGCTAAGAGATCAAGGATGACAAGTCTCCATAGTCCTCCACTTTCCCAGGTACTTAGAGATAACACCCAGGGATTCTATGCTAGCTCTGATGTGGTAACTTGCACCTAGCCACAGGTGTCCTGTTATCAACTTAGTCCGCCCCACCCCCTCACCGCCCCCAAGCCTGCACACCTACATGCTCTCACAGAATTTAGTAAGTGTTGGCGGCTTGTCTTGGTTCCTCCGATGGCGgaaccagccttggatttttCGGACGTCCCAATCCAGCTGCTTTGAGAGGCCCTCTAGCCTTTTCCCATCAGGACACTGCAGACAGAAGGCCATACTCAGAACACTTCCTTACTCACCCCTTCCAAACCCCAATGGCCTTACCCTCTAATCACTGTGGTTGAAGAAGGGATCCCCCATCCCATACAACTAAggatcttttttgcttttttatactATCCCATCAGAAGGAGTTGATTGAGCCATGTATACTTACCCTCCCCCTTTTCAGGATAAGCTGTAACAGGCACTGGCTCAAAGAAATTAAGCCAGGAACTGGCTAAAATGCTTCTGCTATCCTGAACTGTTCTATATCTGGAAGCCCGGATCCCCTTGCAGGATCTTCTGTAGACCTCTCAGAATAAGAACCAGATAGACGTCATCTCATCCTGCTCTCCCCCCTTGAAGAAACTGCCTCCCAAGagctgtcttttcccttttctaccaACTCACCTTTGTGATGGAAGTGTACACCTTCTCGAGGATGGCGTTGGGCTGTGCCTGGTGGGGAACACTCTCCTGGATGCCAAGATGAATTGCACATGGTTTAGCAATAAACCTGCAGTAAGCAAGCAAGCCAAAGGCCAATTCTAAATATAATTACAATTTGTTTCAGCAAGGAAAGAACTTGATCGGAAGAAAATGTGATGGGCAGGGGCTAGTAATATGCTGAGAGACAAAATGTTTGGATTTCATTTCAGAATCTGCTCCTAATTTTATGATTATTACCTCCATCCAAAAGGAGTTGTAATACTACTGTACACTGCCCTGGTCAGAATCCATCTGGAGCAGTGTGTTCAATTCTGAGTACTAACTTTAGGAGGGACAATGACAAATCAGTGCACAGCCAGAGAAGGACAACCGTGACAATGAGATAATGAGGTTATAAATGAACTGGTTGAAAGGCTATGATCTAGAAGGATGAGACTaattctgcttggtcccagatgGAAGAATTAGAATAACTCTAAGGAACAATCAGGGAATCTGATTCTATAGTAACATAAGAAAGTGTTTTCTAGAACCAGaaccatttaaaaatgaaatacaatgTCTAGAGGTAGAAATTTCGCCATCATTATGAGCCTTCAAGTAGAGGTTGGATGACTATCTGTCAAGGATAACATTATAAAGGAGATTCATGCTTCAGGTAGAAGACTGAACAGAAAACACTAAGTCCTACCGCAAAAGGGCAAATATAACTCATAGGTATCCCAGAGACTTGGTTAAGCTGAAACTCATGACTAGATTATGATTTTGGACAAGTGTATCTTACTCAAAAGAAACAAGAtattggtatatgattgtaatgaaatgttattgtgctataagaaatgacaagcaggaagatttcagaaaaacctggaaagactttcatgaactgatgcatagtgaagtgaacagaaccaagataaagttgtacacagtaacagcaatattattcaatgaagaactgtgaatgacttagctattctcagcaatacaatgatccatgacaatccctaaggactaatgaagcacactatctgccactttcattcttccatttttttttcttttcagttttcttgtactaatatggaaatgttttttaaatattttattttttccaattacatgtaaagatagttttcaacattcatttttgtaagattttgagttccaaatttttctccctccctccccccccaccttcccaaagccagcaagcaaataagttatacattacaatcatgttaaacatagggggaaaaaaagataggtaaaggaagaaggaggaagtatGTTAAGAAGGTTTACTCaagtgaggaaatccaggaaccagaaGTGGGAagcatgaaagagagaaaaaatttagGTGATGGTCCAAGGagggaaaaacagaaataattttgtcATTGGGCTATTATACTTCAGACTACTTGGtcagaaagagaaaatttaaatgagTAATTTAAGAAATAGATCACAAGTCTGGCAATGATGTGGGaacttcaattatccagacataCTACTGAGCTCTCTTCTCTGTTAAAAGTTAagcagggtggggcagctaggtggcacagtggatagagcaccggccctggagtcaggaggacctgggttcaaatctggcctcagacacttaacacttactagttgtgtgaccctgggcaagtcacttaaccccaattgcctcacttaaaaaaaaaaaagatgttactacctgcttaactttttttttttttaatttttagtgaggcaattggggttaagtgacttgcccagggtcacatagctaataagtatcaagtgtctgaggccagatttgaacccaggtcctcctgaatccagggccggtgctctatccactgtgccacctagctgccccccagactcattgttaaggtttgtaaagattggaatgacgaCACCTGTTGGAgaacttactgtagaaaagctccgtcatgaggtgaaggtctctgagggcaagaccatgcatcttttctttggcatcaggaagtgatgtttgctagtgggaggaagaagggcgagcctggtgctctgactcaggctcttttcctgaggactccggtggaaaagggagctagaaatgcgctctccctttaatagatagatgaatgtaggcctttctctctctctttaccaaattcttattctccttaataaatgcttaaaagcctaactcttgctaaagttcataatttattggcgaccactcattagatattttagacagaatagctagaattttagccttaacaggttCAATGCCAATATAGCTAGAGGTCTCAGTACAGTTACCCCAGGGATCTGTAATTGCTATTTGCTGCTTAACATATCATTAACATATCATATCATTGATATGAAGTCATAGATGGCATATACATTAAATTTGCAAATGATACAAAGAGAGGGATAACTAAAACACTAGATGACAATGTGTTAggctcttgggttttttttgcagggcaatgggggttaagtgacttgcccagggtcacacagccagcaagtgtcaagtgtctgaggctggatttgaactcaggtcctcctgaacccaaggccagtactttatccactgcgccacctagctgcccccgtgttaGGCTCTTGAAAGActaaatctaggggcagctaggtggcgcagtggatagagtaccggccctggagtcaggaggaccagtgTTCAAACGCGGcttcacttaacacttaccctgggcaagtcacctaaccccaaattgcctcactaaaaaaaaaaaaaagaaagactaaatctactaaaatgaaattttatagggATCAATGTAAAATCTTGCATTTGGGgtacaaaaaatcaatttcacaataAGATGAGAGAGGCACAGATAGAAAATGGGTATTCTGAAGAGCATCTGGAGGATtttaatagaatgtaatctcAATTCCAGTCAATAGTGCGATATGTGGTAGCcacaaaagctaatgtgatcttgaaAGGCATTTAAGAGGGAGATGGGGAATAGAGAGGTGATTGTTCCACTGTATTCTGCCCTCATGAAACCACAATTAGTGTCGTGTTCTGTTTGGGGCACCATGATTTAAGAAGGAcattactagggcagctaggtggtgtggtagataaagcactggccctggattcaggaggacctgagttcaaatctagcctcagacacattacactaactagctgtgtgaccctgggcaagtcacttaacccttattgcccttcctccccccccccaaaaaaaaaataaaaagaaagaaagaaaaagaaaggaggacatTACTAAACTGGAGAGtatccaaaaataaaatgttgaagGGCTTTGAGTCCAGGTCACATCAGGACAAGTTGAAAGAACTAACTAGGCATATTTAACCTACAGAAGAGAAATCTGGGGAGTGGAAGAGGGACAATATAATAGCTGTCTCTGAAGAGCTATCATGTGGGAAGGGAccagacttgttctgtttggccccagagctTAAAACTAGGTGAAAGATGCAAAGAGGACAGTTTAAGCTTGATGTTAGAACAAATAATTAGTGGAATGGGCTACCCTGGGCAGAAGTGAGTTCCCCTAGGAAGTCTTCATGCAGAAGCTGAACACCTGTTGGATTTTTATAGTGGAGTCTTTTTGtctgtgggttggactagattagatggttgctgaggtcccttccaactcaaatttTGTAATCCTGAAATTACTTCTGAGATTCATTTCTGCTCAAAGAGCTTATGACACCATAATTAAGTGATCTATTCACTTTGTGGGACATGTACCTTTCCAACATTTTTTCTGGTTCCTACTACCTTCCttgcatgtatgtttgtatgatacacaccacacacacacaccttcccaataaatgtaaagtcctgatGGGAGAGAAAACTATATTTACTAGGCTGccctaccaaaaattattttcatgtagACTATGGGAGTACAAACTTGCCTTTAATTATTGGCAAAATTCTTCACCTGCCAGGCACCATTCTAAAGAAGCAACATACATGGATTTCACCAAGGCATTTGATAGTCTCTCATGATATCCTggtaaataagattaaaaaaaaataagcatctcTGGTACAGTTAAACAGATTCACAGCTGGTTGAAAGGCTGAAAGTCAAGGGGTAATAACTAATGGATCTCTGTCAAACCTGAAGTTGTGTGCCCTAGCACTATCCTTGGCCCTATACTGTTCAATATTTCTCTCAGTGACCTGGATGACATGTTTATAAAACTTGTAGATAACACAGAATTAAGAGGGATGGTTAACACAATGGATGGCACAATCAGTAAGTAGCTACAAAGATCATAAAGGGCCACAGAAATTATTTGAATAGAATACAATATAAAGTCCTTTATTTGGATTCCAAAAATCAACTGCACAAGTATTAGAATTGTGAGGCATGAAAAAGGTTTGAAGGTTTCTTGTAAGCTCTGCTTTAACAGAAACATAGTATCCTGAATTAAAGCAGTAGTATTCCCACTATTCCCTTGTAGTCAGAAGATATCTGGAATCCTGTATCTAGTTCTAGGTAGCACATTTTAGGAAATACAATAGAAAACTGGAATGTATCTCAGGAAGATGACCAAGTGTTGCGGGGTCTAAACACCACACCATACAGGAACTggatcagagatatttatttaatctggaaaagagaagacaacaGAGGGTAGACAAAGCCACCACACTACAGCAGTACTAAGGGCAATGAGTAGAAGTTATAGGGAGGAAGATTTCTggctcaatataaagaaaaacgtTTCTACTAACTAAAATTATCCCCAAATGGTCTGGCCTGCTTTAGGAGGTACAGGAAGTGGAGGTGGTCCCTGACACACCTTCCAACTCTAAGCTATCTTGACCCTGTACAAAGGCAAACACACTGAATCTGAGACCAATTCAATTAAAGTCAAGAAGAAGCTTTTAGCACAGGCCTACATCTTTTCCTTCAGTTAGGACTAAACAGCCAAGAGCTACAGAGAAGACTAGCCTGATAAGGACTGCTGAACAAGGGCAGGGTAAGGGGTGTGATCTGGTAGGGTAGAAAGCTAAACTGGGAGCCACAAAGTTGAGCTTCTACTCATTTTGTTAATAACAATCTTTGtgaaccttgagcaagtcagtttGTTTCTTTATGTGAACTCGGGTCTACTGGACCATACTGCTTCTTGAACCAACATATCTGAAACAGGAATCCCTTCAACAATGTACACAAATGATCACAACTTTAATTGAAGATATCTAATTAGGAAGCAGTCAATTCCACTTTGAGAAGCTGTAATTGGACCTAAATTATGTTTAAGgtgccttctagttctaactctAGAatcctatggagagttctctaaGATATCTTTAATGAGgttatgtttcttctttcctaGGTTCCTTTCAGCGTTCACATTTTATGGATTTAGGATGAAGAGGCTGGAGGACCTGTCTTTTTAGTCTGAAAAGCCTAAAATCTAGTCTTGTACATTGTAATTGCTTAATgaatatatgttgaatttaaagTCCTTGTtattcttaaaaggaaaaatctTTTCTCACTAGTTTAGGGTAGTTGAAATCAATATTTTAGTGGAATCTACTATGCTTTAGTGAAACCATGCCTAAAATATTTTGTTCACTTCTGagcaatatattttagaaagaactTGAGGGGATCACAATGGGGAAGAGCTTTGAAGTTATGCTGTATGAGGTTTGGCTAGATGAACTAAAGAtttttaacttggagaagagtAGACACA
It encodes the following:
- the CERS5 gene encoding ceramide synthase 5 isoform X2: MATAAVAGALGLLWDWLWSERFWLPHNVSWADLERPGVGNFPRARHVLSAFPLAAGIFSVRLLFERFIAKPCAIHLGIQESVPHQAQPNAILEKVYTSITKCPDGKRLEGLSKQLDWDVRKIQGWFRHRRNQDKPPTLTKFCESMWRFTFYLCIFCYGIRFLWSSPWFWDTRQCWHNYPYQDFLIMFVHHLATIGLITFSYINNMVRVGTLVMCLHDSSDFLLEAAKLANYAKYQRLCDTLFVVFSVIFVITRLGIYPFWVLNTTLFESWEIIGPYSSWWLFNGLLLVLQVLHIVWSYLIAQIACKALVRGKVSKDDRSDVESSSEEEDVPTGNKKCPYDGSSSNGANQVNGHMRNNCWAEE
- the CERS5 gene encoding ceramide synthase 5 isoform X1, coding for MATAAVAGALGLLWDWLWSERFWLPHNVSWADLERPGVGNFPRARHVLSAFPLAAGIFSVRLLFERFIAKPCAIHLGIQESVPHQAQPNAILEKVYTSITKCPDGKRLEGLSKQLDWDVRKIQGWFRHRRNQDKPPTLTKFCESMWRFTFYLCIFCYGIRFLWSSPWFWDTRQCWHNYPYQPLTSGLYYYYIMELAFYWSLMFSQFIDIKRKDFLIMFVHHLATIGLITFSYINNMVRVGTLVMCLHDSSDFLLEAAKLANYAKYQRLCDTLFVVFSVIFVITRLGIYPFWVLNTTLFESWEIIGPYSSWWLFNGLLLVLQVLHIVWSYLIAQIACKALVRGKVSKDDRSDVESSSEEEDVPTGNKKCPYDGSSSNGANQVNGHMRNNCWAEE